Within the Streptomyces vilmorinianum genome, the region GCCGCACCAGCCCTACGACCGGCCGCCCCTGTCCAAGGCGGTCCTCCTCGGCAAGGCCGAGGACTCGGCCTTCGACGTCGACTTCGAGGCGCTCTCCGTCGATCTGCGCCTCGGTCTCGACGTGACCGGCCTGCGCCCCGACGACCACGAGATCGACACGGAGGCCGGGCCCGTTCCGTACGGCGTCCTGGTCCTCGCGACCGGCGCCGAGCCGGTCACCCTGCCCGGCACCGAGGGCGTGCCCGGAGTCCATCTGCTGCGCACCCTCGACGACGCCGCCCGCCTCAAGCCCGTCCTGGAACGGCGCCACGACATCGTGGTGGTCGGCGCCGGCTGGATCGGCGCCGAGTTCGCCACCGCCGCGCGCGAGGCGGGGTGCGCGGTCACCGTCGTCGAGGCCGCCGACCGCCCGCTCGCCGGCGCGCTGCCCGCCGAGGTCACCGCCCCGATGGTGCGGTGGTACGAGGAGAGCGGCGCCGAACTCCTCACCCACGCGCGCGTGGACCGGATCGAACCCGGCACGGTCGTCCTGGCCGACGGCCGGCGGCTGCCCGCCGACGCGGTCGTCGTCGGCATCGGCGCCCGGCCCGCCACCGGCTGGCTCGCCGGCTCCGGCATCGCCCTCGACGCGGGCGGCTCCGTCACCGCCGACGACCGGCTGCGCACCTCCCTGCCCGATGTGTACGCCGTCGGCGACTGCGCCTCCTTCCCCTCCGCCCGCTACGGCGAACGGCTCCTGGTCCACCACTGGGACAACGCCCTGCAGGGCCCGCGCACCGTCGCGGCCGACATCATCGGCGCCGCCCCCCAGGTCGACGCGGCCCCCCAGGTCTACGACCCGGTGCCCTACTTCTGGTCCGAGCAGTTCGGCCGCTTCGTCCAGTACGCCGGACACCACACGGGCGCCGCCGAACTGGTCCATCGCGGTGATTCGGCCGGGCCCTCCTGGTCCGCGCTCTGGCTGCGCGACGGCGTCCTGGTCGCCCTGCTCGCCGTCGGACGCCCCCGCGACCTGGCCCAGGGCCGCAAGCTGATCGAGTCCGGCACCCGGATCGACCCGGAGCGCGCCGCGGACCCGTCCGTCCCCCTGAAGGCGGCAGTCCTGTAGGGCCCGACTACCGACTGTCAGTCCGGGATGGCAGGCTTGTCCACGTGACCGAGATTGACGCAAGAATCGATGCTCTCGTCCCCGCCTGGCTCTACCTCCCCGACATCGCGGAAATGCTCGATGTCGAGGTGACGCGCGTCCGGCAGCTGGTCAAGGAGGGCCAGCTCATCGCCGTGCGCCGTGGTGAGAACCGGGCGCTTCAGGTGCCCGCCGCCTTCATCGACGGCGACAAGGTGGTCAAGGGTCTCTCCGGGACCCTGACGCTCCTGAAGGACGACGGCTTCACCGACGAAGAGATGCTGGAGTGGCTCTTCACTCCCGACCCGACCCTGCCGGGCACGCCCGCGCAGGCGCTGAGCGAGAATCGCGGCACGGAGGTGAAGCGCCGCGCCCAGGCGCTCGCCGTCTGACGCACCGAAGACACCACAGGAGGTTCCGTGGGGACCGGGCCCGCCCGGCCCCCACGGACCGCCGCACCCAACGGGGGGAAGCACCCATGTCCACGCCTCGCGAGCAGCTCGCCGACGCCCGGCTCTACCTGTGCACGGACGCCCGCAGGCGCCAGGGAGACCTGCCCGCCTTCCTGGACGCCGTGCTCTCCTCCGGCGTGGACATCGTGCAGCTGCGGGACAAGGGCATGGAGGCCGGCGAGGAGCTGGAGCACCTCGCCGTGTTCGCCGACGCGTGCCGTCGCCACGGCAAGCTGCTCGCCGTGAACGACCGGGCCGACGTCGCCCACGCCATCGGCTCCGACGTGCTGCACCTGGGCCAGGGCGACCTTCCCGTGCCCGCAGCCCGGGCGATCCTCGGCGACGAGGTGCTGATCGGCCGTTCCTGCCACGCCGAGTCCGAGGCCGCCGCGGCCGCCGCCGAGCCGGGCGTGGACTACTTCTGCACCGGCCCCTGCTGGCCCACCCCCACCAAGCCGGGTCGGTACGCGCCGGGGCTCGGCCTCGTGCGCTACGCGGCCGCGCTGGAGCAGGACCGGCCCTGGTTCGCCATCGGCGGCATCGACGAGACCAACCTCGACGAGGTCCTGGACGCCGGCGCGCGCCGGATCGTCGTCGTCCGGGCGATCACCGAGGCCGACGACCCGGCCGCGGCGACGGCCCGGCTGGCCAAGCGGGTCCGCGAGCGCCTGGCATAACGTCCGAGGGCCCG harbors:
- a CDS encoding NAD(P)/FAD-dependent oxidoreductase, with product MSEQKQAQQRVVIVGAGMAGVQTAVALREQGFTGPVVLIGAEPHQPYDRPPLSKAVLLGKAEDSAFDVDFEALSVDLRLGLDVTGLRPDDHEIDTEAGPVPYGVLVLATGAEPVTLPGTEGVPGVHLLRTLDDAARLKPVLERRHDIVVVGAGWIGAEFATAAREAGCAVTVVEAADRPLAGALPAEVTAPMVRWYEESGAELLTHARVDRIEPGTVVLADGRRLPADAVVVGIGARPATGWLAGSGIALDAGGSVTADDRLRTSLPDVYAVGDCASFPSARYGERLLVHHWDNALQGPRTVAADIIGAAPQVDAAPQVYDPVPYFWSEQFGRFVQYAGHHTGAAELVHRGDSAGPSWSALWLRDGVLVALLAVGRPRDLAQGRKLIESGTRIDPERAADPSVPLKAAVL
- a CDS encoding Rv2175c family DNA-binding protein; this encodes MTEIDARIDALVPAWLYLPDIAEMLDVEVTRVRQLVKEGQLIAVRRGENRALQVPAAFIDGDKVVKGLSGTLTLLKDDGFTDEEMLEWLFTPDPTLPGTPAQALSENRGTEVKRRAQALAV
- the thiE gene encoding thiamine phosphate synthase, translating into MSTPREQLADARLYLCTDARRRQGDLPAFLDAVLSSGVDIVQLRDKGMEAGEELEHLAVFADACRRHGKLLAVNDRADVAHAIGSDVLHLGQGDLPVPAARAILGDEVLIGRSCHAESEAAAAAAEPGVDYFCTGPCWPTPTKPGRYAPGLGLVRYAAALEQDRPWFAIGGIDETNLDEVLDAGARRIVVVRAITEADDPAAATARLAKRVRERLA